A portion of the Oncorhynchus gorbuscha isolate QuinsamMale2020 ecotype Even-year linkage group LG19, OgorEven_v1.0, whole genome shotgun sequence genome contains these proteins:
- the lrrc51 gene encoding leucine rich repeat containing 51, whose protein sequence is MYGAPVDLSFKCLSSMTDALTEEPNQGLRPLKRNAEKKFCSRSLRLNNNIITDLSGFNDTVSAFLSEPSQLAWVDLSFNDISHIDPVLVELKELRVLYLHGNSICNISEVDKLGALPFLHTLTLHGNTMENEGSNRGYVIAALPHLKKLDFSAVTRQERIMAQVWHRPGNLGKNTRKNQDN, encoded by the exons ATGTATGGCGCTCCTGTGGATTTATCATTCAAATGCCTCAGCTCAATGACAG acGCTCTGACGGAGGAGCCAAATCAGGGCTTGCGGCCACTGAAGCGAAATGCAGAGAAGAAGTTCTGCAGCCGCTCGCTGCGTCTCAACAATAACATCATCACAGACTTGAGTGGCTTCAATGATACGGTCTCAGCCTTCCTCTCAGAGCCCTCACAGCTCGCCTGGGTCGACCTGTCCTTCAACGACATCTCACACATAGACCCA GTCCTGGTGGAGCTGAAGGAACTGCGGGTGTTGTATCTCCATGGTAACAGCATCTGTAACATTTCAGAGGTGGATAAGCTGGGCGCCCTGCCCTTCCTACATACACTGACCCTGCACGGCAACACCATGGAGAATGAGGGGagcaacag ggggtatGTGATTGCGGCTCTGCCTCACTTGAAGAAGTTGGACTTCAGTGCTGTTACACGGCAGGAGCGAATCATGGCCCAAGTCTGGCATCGCCCTGGGAACCTTGGCAAAAACACCAGGAAGAACCAGGACAACTGA